In Haliaeetus albicilla chromosome 12, bHalAlb1.1, whole genome shotgun sequence, a genomic segment contains:
- the GGA3 gene encoding ADP-ribosylation factor-binding protein GGA3 isoform X1, translated as MAEAEGESLESWLNKATNPSNRQEDWEYIIGFCDQINKELEGPQIAVRLLAHKIQSPQEWEAVQALTVLEACMKNCGRRFHNEVGKFRFLNELIKVVSPKYLGDRVSEKVKTKVIELLYSWTVALPEESKIKDAYYMLKRQGIVMFDPVIPADRTLIPSPPPRPKNPVFDDEEKSKLLAKLLKSKNPDDLQEANKLIKSMVKEDEARIQKVTKRMHTLEEVNNNVKLLNEMLVHYSKEDSSEADRELMKELYERCETKRRTLFKLASETEDNDSSLGDILQASDNLSRVINSYKKIIEGQVINGEVDLPVMSVVEGSNSTSNLNTLIDLAGLDVTSTPPPPMPPTTLTPAPTVAPAPAEIPILPPPPQTFAQLRSSSSSQVEAAPAQQTSTANSLSLLDEELLCLGLNDPAPAAVKETSENNQWSMFENDQLDLDFFNPKMVTVACNPAGNPLLHHTSQTTCGTSVTLPSAFTASQTAPSIPAPNSAPFIFSAGPAAPSGPPKTIAAAPGYFSSSVGSNMSHKMDALGQLLEEAKGTATQGMATPSVFPGVTMPTTVTSAPLIAPAGLPATAPGAPPISFPSSCTAGSGSPLFQPASFQQQGSPMKAPEISLANVHVPLESIKPSSALPVTAYDKNGFRILLHFARECPPGRSDVLVVVVSMLNTAPLPVKNIVLQAAVPKSMKVKLQPPSGTELSPFNPIQPPAAITQVMLLANPMKEKVRLRYRLTFTLGDQPSTEVGEVDQFPPVEQWGNL; from the exons ATGGCGGAGGCGGAAGGGGAGAGCCTGGAGTCGTGGCTCA ATAAAGCCACTAACCCATCTAACAGGCAAGAAGACTGGGAATACATCATCGGATTCTGTGACCAGATCAACAAAGAACTTGAAGG GCCACAGATAGCTGTGAGACTTCTGGCTCATAAAATCCAGTCGCCACAGGAATGGGAGGCAGTCCAGGCATTGACA GTGCTGGAAGCTTGTATGAAGAATTGTGGGAGAAGATTTCATAATGAAGTAGGGAAGTTTCGCTTTTTAAACGAGTTAATAAAAGTTGTGTCTCCAAAG TACCTGGGAGACCGAGTCtcagagaaggtgaagaccaaaGTCATTGAATTGCTGTATAGCTGGACAGTGGCATTGCCAGAAGAGTCCAAAATCAAGGATGCCTACTACATGCTGAAGCGACAAG gGATTGTTATGTTTGATCCTGTGATTCCTGCAGACAGAACCCTGATTCCTTCTCCACCACCTCGTCCCAAAAACCCTGTGTTTGATGATGAGGAGAAATCCAAG CTTCTAGCCAaactgctgaaaagcaaaaaccCAGATGATTTACAAGAGGCCAACAAGCTTATAAAATCCATGGTAAAAGAG GATGAGGCTCGGATTCAAAAAGTGACAAAACGCATGCACACGCTGGAGGAAGTGAATAACAATGTGAAGCTGCTGAATGAGATGTTGGTTCATTACAGCAAAGAGGACTCATCAGAGGCAGATAGGGAGCTCATGAAG GAGCTCTATGAAAGGTGTGAAACCAAAAGACGGACATTATTCAAGCTGGCCAGTGAGACAGAGGATAATGACAGCAGTTTGG GGGATATTCTGCAGGCCAGTGACAATTTATCCCGTGTGATAAATTcctataaaaaaataatagaggGGCAAGTGATCAATGGTGAAGTGGATCTCCCTGTGATGTCTGTAGTGGAAG GGAGTAACTCCACAAGTAATCTCAACACCCTCATTGACCTTGCTGGATTGGACGTCACTAGCACCCCGCCGCCTCCAATGCCACCTACCACCCTGACGCCAGCCCCCACAGtagccccagccccagcagaaaTCCCCATTCTCCCGCCGCCTCCCCAGACGTTCGCACAGTTGCGGAGCAGTTCCTCTAGCCAAGTGGAAGCCGCACCCGCTCAGCAGACCAGCACGGCTAACTCCCTCTCCTTGCTGGATGAGGAGCTTCTGTGCTTAG gccTGAATgacccagctcctgcagcagtgaAGGAGACCTCAGAAAACAACCAATGGAGCATGTTTGAG AATGACCAGTTGGACCTGGATTTCTTTAATCCGAAGATGGTGACTGTTGCTTGCAACCCTGCAGGGAATCCTCTCCTCCATCACACATCACAGACCACATGTGGAACATCAGTGACGCTGCCCTCTGCTTTCACAGCCTCTCAGACTGCTCCCAGCATCCCAGCACCAAACTCAGCACCATTCATATTCTCTGCTGGACCGGCTGCCCCTTCGGGGCCTCCTAAGACTATTGCAGCTGCTCCTGGGTACTTCAGCTCATCTGTGGGGAGCAATATGTCACATAAGATGGATGCATTGGGACAACTCCTTGAAGAAGCCAAAGG gaCTGCCACCCAAGGCATGGCAACACCCTCGGTGTTCCCTGGGGTTACTATGCCAACCACTGTCACCTCTGCCCCATTAATAGCACCTGCAGGGCTGCCAGCCACTGCCCCTGGAGCTCCTCCAATTTCTTTCCCAAGCAGCTGCACTGCTGGCTCAGGAAGTCCTCTCTTCCAGCCGGCATCATTCCAGCAGCAAGGCAGTCCCATGAAAGCACCTGAAATTTCTTTGGCCAATGTCCACGTTCCCTTGGAATCCATTAAACCCA GCAGTGCCCTCCCGGTGACAGCCTATGACAAGAACGGCTTCCGGATCCTCTTGCACTTTGCCAGGGAGTGCCCGCCGGGAAGGTCAGATGTGCTAGTTGTGGTAGTCTCAATGCTGAACACGGCACCGCTTCCTGTGAAGAACATTGTGCTGCAGGCTGCTGTGCCAAAG tcCATGAAAGTGAAGTTACAGCCACCCTCTGGCACAGAGCTGTCTCCATTCAATCCCATCCAGCCGCCTGCTGCCATCACCCAAGTCATGCTTCTGGCAAATCCTATGAAG GAGAAAGTGAGGCTGAGGTACAGACTGACCTTCACACTGGGAGACCAGCCCAGCACAGAGGTTGGCGAAGTGGATCAGTTTCCCCCGGTAGAGCAGTGGGGGAATCTATGA
- the GGA3 gene encoding ADP-ribosylation factor-binding protein GGA3 isoform X2, whose amino-acid sequence MAEAEGESLESWLNKATNPSNRQEDWEYIIGFCDQINKELEGPQIAVRLLAHKIQSPQEWEAVQALTYLGDRVSEKVKTKVIELLYSWTVALPEESKIKDAYYMLKRQGIVMFDPVIPADRTLIPSPPPRPKNPVFDDEEKSKLLAKLLKSKNPDDLQEANKLIKSMVKEDEARIQKVTKRMHTLEEVNNNVKLLNEMLVHYSKEDSSEADRELMKELYERCETKRRTLFKLASETEDNDSSLGDILQASDNLSRVINSYKKIIEGQVINGEVDLPVMSVVEGSNSTSNLNTLIDLAGLDVTSTPPPPMPPTTLTPAPTVAPAPAEIPILPPPPQTFAQLRSSSSSQVEAAPAQQTSTANSLSLLDEELLCLGLNDPAPAAVKETSENNQWSMFENDQLDLDFFNPKMVTVACNPAGNPLLHHTSQTTCGTSVTLPSAFTASQTAPSIPAPNSAPFIFSAGPAAPSGPPKTIAAAPGYFSSSVGSNMSHKMDALGQLLEEAKGTATQGMATPSVFPGVTMPTTVTSAPLIAPAGLPATAPGAPPISFPSSCTAGSGSPLFQPASFQQQGSPMKAPEISLANVHVPLESIKPSSALPVTAYDKNGFRILLHFARECPPGRSDVLVVVVSMLNTAPLPVKNIVLQAAVPKSMKVKLQPPSGTELSPFNPIQPPAAITQVMLLANPMKEKVRLRYRLTFTLGDQPSTEVGEVDQFPPVEQWGNL is encoded by the exons ATGGCGGAGGCGGAAGGGGAGAGCCTGGAGTCGTGGCTCA ATAAAGCCACTAACCCATCTAACAGGCAAGAAGACTGGGAATACATCATCGGATTCTGTGACCAGATCAACAAAGAACTTGAAGG GCCACAGATAGCTGTGAGACTTCTGGCTCATAAAATCCAGTCGCCACAGGAATGGGAGGCAGTCCAGGCATTGACA TACCTGGGAGACCGAGTCtcagagaaggtgaagaccaaaGTCATTGAATTGCTGTATAGCTGGACAGTGGCATTGCCAGAAGAGTCCAAAATCAAGGATGCCTACTACATGCTGAAGCGACAAG gGATTGTTATGTTTGATCCTGTGATTCCTGCAGACAGAACCCTGATTCCTTCTCCACCACCTCGTCCCAAAAACCCTGTGTTTGATGATGAGGAGAAATCCAAG CTTCTAGCCAaactgctgaaaagcaaaaaccCAGATGATTTACAAGAGGCCAACAAGCTTATAAAATCCATGGTAAAAGAG GATGAGGCTCGGATTCAAAAAGTGACAAAACGCATGCACACGCTGGAGGAAGTGAATAACAATGTGAAGCTGCTGAATGAGATGTTGGTTCATTACAGCAAAGAGGACTCATCAGAGGCAGATAGGGAGCTCATGAAG GAGCTCTATGAAAGGTGTGAAACCAAAAGACGGACATTATTCAAGCTGGCCAGTGAGACAGAGGATAATGACAGCAGTTTGG GGGATATTCTGCAGGCCAGTGACAATTTATCCCGTGTGATAAATTcctataaaaaaataatagaggGGCAAGTGATCAATGGTGAAGTGGATCTCCCTGTGATGTCTGTAGTGGAAG GGAGTAACTCCACAAGTAATCTCAACACCCTCATTGACCTTGCTGGATTGGACGTCACTAGCACCCCGCCGCCTCCAATGCCACCTACCACCCTGACGCCAGCCCCCACAGtagccccagccccagcagaaaTCCCCATTCTCCCGCCGCCTCCCCAGACGTTCGCACAGTTGCGGAGCAGTTCCTCTAGCCAAGTGGAAGCCGCACCCGCTCAGCAGACCAGCACGGCTAACTCCCTCTCCTTGCTGGATGAGGAGCTTCTGTGCTTAG gccTGAATgacccagctcctgcagcagtgaAGGAGACCTCAGAAAACAACCAATGGAGCATGTTTGAG AATGACCAGTTGGACCTGGATTTCTTTAATCCGAAGATGGTGACTGTTGCTTGCAACCCTGCAGGGAATCCTCTCCTCCATCACACATCACAGACCACATGTGGAACATCAGTGACGCTGCCCTCTGCTTTCACAGCCTCTCAGACTGCTCCCAGCATCCCAGCACCAAACTCAGCACCATTCATATTCTCTGCTGGACCGGCTGCCCCTTCGGGGCCTCCTAAGACTATTGCAGCTGCTCCTGGGTACTTCAGCTCATCTGTGGGGAGCAATATGTCACATAAGATGGATGCATTGGGACAACTCCTTGAAGAAGCCAAAGG gaCTGCCACCCAAGGCATGGCAACACCCTCGGTGTTCCCTGGGGTTACTATGCCAACCACTGTCACCTCTGCCCCATTAATAGCACCTGCAGGGCTGCCAGCCACTGCCCCTGGAGCTCCTCCAATTTCTTTCCCAAGCAGCTGCACTGCTGGCTCAGGAAGTCCTCTCTTCCAGCCGGCATCATTCCAGCAGCAAGGCAGTCCCATGAAAGCACCTGAAATTTCTTTGGCCAATGTCCACGTTCCCTTGGAATCCATTAAACCCA GCAGTGCCCTCCCGGTGACAGCCTATGACAAGAACGGCTTCCGGATCCTCTTGCACTTTGCCAGGGAGTGCCCGCCGGGAAGGTCAGATGTGCTAGTTGTGGTAGTCTCAATGCTGAACACGGCACCGCTTCCTGTGAAGAACATTGTGCTGCAGGCTGCTGTGCCAAAG tcCATGAAAGTGAAGTTACAGCCACCCTCTGGCACAGAGCTGTCTCCATTCAATCCCATCCAGCCGCCTGCTGCCATCACCCAAGTCATGCTTCTGGCAAATCCTATGAAG GAGAAAGTGAGGCTGAGGTACAGACTGACCTTCACACTGGGAGACCAGCCCAGCACAGAGGTTGGCGAAGTGGATCAGTTTCCCCCGGTAGAGCAGTGGGGGAATCTATGA
- the GGA3 gene encoding ADP-ribosylation factor-binding protein GGA3 isoform X3, with product MKNCGRRFHNEVGKFRFLNELIKVVSPKYLGDRVSEKVKTKVIELLYSWTVALPEESKIKDAYYMLKRQGIVMFDPVIPADRTLIPSPPPRPKNPVFDDEEKSKLLAKLLKSKNPDDLQEANKLIKSMVKEDEARIQKVTKRMHTLEEVNNNVKLLNEMLVHYSKEDSSEADRELMKELYERCETKRRTLFKLASETEDNDSSLGDILQASDNLSRVINSYKKIIEGQVINGEVDLPVMSVVEGSNSTSNLNTLIDLAGLDVTSTPPPPMPPTTLTPAPTVAPAPAEIPILPPPPQTFAQLRSSSSSQVEAAPAQQTSTANSLSLLDEELLCLGLNDPAPAAVKETSENNQWSMFENDQLDLDFFNPKMVTVACNPAGNPLLHHTSQTTCGTSVTLPSAFTASQTAPSIPAPNSAPFIFSAGPAAPSGPPKTIAAAPGYFSSSVGSNMSHKMDALGQLLEEAKGTATQGMATPSVFPGVTMPTTVTSAPLIAPAGLPATAPGAPPISFPSSCTAGSGSPLFQPASFQQQGSPMKAPEISLANVHVPLESIKPSSALPVTAYDKNGFRILLHFARECPPGRSDVLVVVVSMLNTAPLPVKNIVLQAAVPKSMKVKLQPPSGTELSPFNPIQPPAAITQVMLLANPMKEKVRLRYRLTFTLGDQPSTEVGEVDQFPPVEQWGNL from the exons ATGAAGAATTGTGGGAGAAGATTTCATAATGAAGTAGGGAAGTTTCGCTTTTTAAACGAGTTAATAAAAGTTGTGTCTCCAAAG TACCTGGGAGACCGAGTCtcagagaaggtgaagaccaaaGTCATTGAATTGCTGTATAGCTGGACAGTGGCATTGCCAGAAGAGTCCAAAATCAAGGATGCCTACTACATGCTGAAGCGACAAG gGATTGTTATGTTTGATCCTGTGATTCCTGCAGACAGAACCCTGATTCCTTCTCCACCACCTCGTCCCAAAAACCCTGTGTTTGATGATGAGGAGAAATCCAAG CTTCTAGCCAaactgctgaaaagcaaaaaccCAGATGATTTACAAGAGGCCAACAAGCTTATAAAATCCATGGTAAAAGAG GATGAGGCTCGGATTCAAAAAGTGACAAAACGCATGCACACGCTGGAGGAAGTGAATAACAATGTGAAGCTGCTGAATGAGATGTTGGTTCATTACAGCAAAGAGGACTCATCAGAGGCAGATAGGGAGCTCATGAAG GAGCTCTATGAAAGGTGTGAAACCAAAAGACGGACATTATTCAAGCTGGCCAGTGAGACAGAGGATAATGACAGCAGTTTGG GGGATATTCTGCAGGCCAGTGACAATTTATCCCGTGTGATAAATTcctataaaaaaataatagaggGGCAAGTGATCAATGGTGAAGTGGATCTCCCTGTGATGTCTGTAGTGGAAG GGAGTAACTCCACAAGTAATCTCAACACCCTCATTGACCTTGCTGGATTGGACGTCACTAGCACCCCGCCGCCTCCAATGCCACCTACCACCCTGACGCCAGCCCCCACAGtagccccagccccagcagaaaTCCCCATTCTCCCGCCGCCTCCCCAGACGTTCGCACAGTTGCGGAGCAGTTCCTCTAGCCAAGTGGAAGCCGCACCCGCTCAGCAGACCAGCACGGCTAACTCCCTCTCCTTGCTGGATGAGGAGCTTCTGTGCTTAG gccTGAATgacccagctcctgcagcagtgaAGGAGACCTCAGAAAACAACCAATGGAGCATGTTTGAG AATGACCAGTTGGACCTGGATTTCTTTAATCCGAAGATGGTGACTGTTGCTTGCAACCCTGCAGGGAATCCTCTCCTCCATCACACATCACAGACCACATGTGGAACATCAGTGACGCTGCCCTCTGCTTTCACAGCCTCTCAGACTGCTCCCAGCATCCCAGCACCAAACTCAGCACCATTCATATTCTCTGCTGGACCGGCTGCCCCTTCGGGGCCTCCTAAGACTATTGCAGCTGCTCCTGGGTACTTCAGCTCATCTGTGGGGAGCAATATGTCACATAAGATGGATGCATTGGGACAACTCCTTGAAGAAGCCAAAGG gaCTGCCACCCAAGGCATGGCAACACCCTCGGTGTTCCCTGGGGTTACTATGCCAACCACTGTCACCTCTGCCCCATTAATAGCACCTGCAGGGCTGCCAGCCACTGCCCCTGGAGCTCCTCCAATTTCTTTCCCAAGCAGCTGCACTGCTGGCTCAGGAAGTCCTCTCTTCCAGCCGGCATCATTCCAGCAGCAAGGCAGTCCCATGAAAGCACCTGAAATTTCTTTGGCCAATGTCCACGTTCCCTTGGAATCCATTAAACCCA GCAGTGCCCTCCCGGTGACAGCCTATGACAAGAACGGCTTCCGGATCCTCTTGCACTTTGCCAGGGAGTGCCCGCCGGGAAGGTCAGATGTGCTAGTTGTGGTAGTCTCAATGCTGAACACGGCACCGCTTCCTGTGAAGAACATTGTGCTGCAGGCTGCTGTGCCAAAG tcCATGAAAGTGAAGTTACAGCCACCCTCTGGCACAGAGCTGTCTCCATTCAATCCCATCCAGCCGCCTGCTGCCATCACCCAAGTCATGCTTCTGGCAAATCCTATGAAG GAGAAAGTGAGGCTGAGGTACAGACTGACCTTCACACTGGGAGACCAGCCCAGCACAGAGGTTGGCGAAGTGGATCAGTTTCCCCCGGTAGAGCAGTGGGGGAATCTATGA